CGCCGGCGTCGGGGTGCCGCTCGATCACCGCGCGCTCGTCGGGCGTCAGCTTCCCCGGCTTGTTCAGGATCTCCGGCGGCACCACGATCTTCCCCACGTCGTGCAGCAGCGCGCCCATCCTGAACCACAGCAGCACGTCGGCCTCCACCCCCGCCGCCCGCGCCAGCGCGCAGGCGTAACTGGCCACGCGCTCGCAGTGCCCCCGCGTGTAGCGGTCGGCGGACTCGATCGACGCGCCCCAGGCGGCCACGATGTCGACGAAGGTGGACTCGAGCTCGCCGAGCTGGCCGGCCACTTCGGCCAGGTCGCGCCGCGCCTGCAGCCGCGAGAACAGCCGGTGCGCGCGGTTGAGCGCCTGCAGCGTCTCGCGGTGCTCGTGCCGCGTCCAGTGCAGGCGCGCCTGCTCGCGCGCGGTCTCGGCGCCCAGCAGCAGGTCGCCGCGCTCGTCGGCGATCCGCGCCGCGCGGGCCAGGTTGCGCGCCGCGGCGGGCCAGTCCCCCGTTTCGCGCGCGATCACGCCCAGGTGCTTGGAGACCTCCGCCACCGTCCCCGTGTCGCCGGTCGAGACGGCCAGCCGCCGCGCCTGCATGCAGGCCACGCGCGCCTCGCCCCAGCGCTTGCGCGCGATCAGCACCTCGATCCGGTTCCCCTCGATCTTCGCACGCCCCGCCGCGTCGCCCAGCTGTTCGCAAACCCGCAGCGCCTCGGCGAACGTGCGGTCAGCCGCGCGCCAGCGGCGCAGGTCGGTCAGCAGCATGGCCAGGTTGTTCAGCGCGTGCGGAATCGCGGGGTTCGAACCGAGCGCACGGTGGACGGCCAAGCTGGCGCGGTATCGCCGGAACGCCTCGCGGTAGTCGCCGCGGATGTTCGCGACGATCCCCAGGTTCGTCTCCGCCATCGCCACCACGAGAGTGAGCCCCGCTTCGCGCGCCTGCTCGCGGGCGAGCGCGTGCAGCCGCTCGGCGCGCTCCAGGTCGCCGCGCTCGCGCTGGATCAGCCCGAGCAGGTTGTTCGCGTGCGCCTCGCCGCCGAGGTCGCCGGCCAGTCGCGACACCGCCAGCGCCACCTCGGCGATCTCGTCCGCCACCGCGATGGCTCCCTCGTCCAGATGCGTGCGCGCGATCCACCGCAGCA
This DNA window, taken from Longimicrobium sp., encodes the following:
- a CDS encoding HD domain-containing phosphohydrolase; the protein is MIPSQDPADPTALDALIEAGQVAERDGDRPTARDHYEAALFRLRTPGQEPLAASLLRWIARTHLDEGAIAVADEIAEVALAVSRLAGDLGGEAHANNLLGLIQRERGDLERAERLHALAREQAREAGLTLVVAMAETNLGIVANIRGDYREAFRRYRASLAVHRALGSNPAIPHALNNLAMLLTDLRRWRAADRTFAEALRVCEQLGDAAGRAKIEGNRIEVLIARKRWGEARVACMQARRLAVSTGDTGTVAEVSKHLGVIARETGDWPAAARNLARAARIADERGDLLLGAETAREQARLHWTRHEHRETLQALNRAHRLFSRLQARRDLAEVAGQLGELESTFVDIVAAWGASIESADRYTRGHCERVASYACALARAAGVEADVLLWFRMGALLHDVGKIVVPPEILNKPGKLTPDERAVIERHPDAGVELIGDIEFPWDIRPMVRHHHEAWDGSGYPVGLAGEEIPLPARILCVADVYDALASDRPYRRGYSHERTLAIMAEEAGTRLDPDLFALFARLDLAAALPPPALAAA